A region of bacterium DNA encodes the following proteins:
- the cas2 gene encoding CRISPR-associated endonuclease Cas2, producing MGWLFVCFDLPVIEKWQMKEASKFRKNLLDLGYFMVQKSIYVRNCVSYEKTESHIKKVKSLAPQLGSILIFFITDKQWGNSTHIELTGYLKSLYSITGVTQHKLKSCYQ from the coding sequence ATGGGTTGGCTTTTTGTATGTTTTGATTTACCTGTAATAGAAAAATGGCAAATGAAAGAAGCTTCTAAATTCAGAAAAAATCTTCTTGATTTAGGTTATTTTATGGTACAAAAATCTATTTATGTAAGAAATTGTGTTTCTTATGAAAAAACCGAATCTCATATAAAAAAAGTTAAAAGTTTAGCTCCACAATTAGGTTCTATTTTGATTTTTTTCATCACAGACAAACAATGGGGAAACTCAACCCATATTGAACTTACAGGTTACTTAAAGTCTTTATATTCAATAACAGGAGTTACGCAGCATAAGTTAAAGTCCTGTTATCAATGA